In the Staphylococcus sp. IVB6240 genome, one interval contains:
- the yycI gene encoding two-component system regulatory protein YycI, with protein MNWKRTKTLFIIVFFLINISLGIMYVDKYNKSKVNPSDGDNGVNFTQENIKLPKNIPEVSKVKMQLITARSHQFESNAEEQSDESQSDEGYVLTKQVNETVNVKLDPISHLKPYINDHVYKGNEYQFHDTEDGSISYEQTYEGFPIMNNQRAALTFMTENDRVKSYKQAAMEDIRPSKGTNNKRHQVISAHKALEALYYNQYLQDGDEVINLRLGYYTVVKETNLQVLQANWEIRVKHGKETKTYYVEAVSSNPKIIEQ; from the coding sequence ATGAATTGGAAACGTACCAAAACATTATTCATTATCGTCTTCTTTCTCATCAATATCAGTTTAGGCATCATGTATGTTGATAAGTATAACAAGTCAAAAGTAAATCCGTCTGATGGCGACAATGGTGTGAACTTCACACAAGAAAATATTAAATTACCAAAAAATATACCAGAAGTAAGCAAAGTTAAGATGCAATTGATTACAGCACGCTCACATCAATTTGAAAGCAATGCAGAAGAACAGAGTGATGAGAGTCAAAGTGATGAAGGCTATGTTTTAACGAAACAAGTCAATGAGACGGTTAATGTCAAATTAGACCCAATCTCCCATTTAAAACCATATATTAACGATCATGTCTATAAAGGGAATGAGTATCAATTCCATGATACAGAAGATGGATCTATTAGCTATGAGCAGACATATGAAGGATTCCCGATCATGAATAATCAGCGTGCAGCGTTAACATTTATGACAGAAAATGATCGGGTGAAATCATATAAACAAGCAGCGATGGAAGACATCCGTCCGTCTAAAGGGACAAATAATAAACGTCATCAAGTTATCAGTGCTCATAAAGCATTAGAGGCTCTGTATTACAATCAGTACCTTCAAGATGGCGATGAAGTGATAAACTTACGATTAGGTTATTATACAGTGGTTAAAGAAACAAATCTTCAAGTGCTTCAAGCAAACTGGGAGATTCGTGTGAAACATGGTAAAGAGACAAAAACGTATTATGTAGAAGCTGTCTCATCGAATCCGAAAATTATAGAACAGTAG
- a CDS encoding MBL fold metallo-hydrolase → MSVLASGSTGNATYIENDKGSLLVDVGLTGKKMEGLFEQIDRKIENLNGILVTHEHVDHIKGLGVIARKYGLPIYANEKTWSCIDKKDSKIPTDQKFIFNPYETKSIAGFDIESFNVSHDAIDPQFYIFHNDYKKLTLITDTGYVSDRMKGMIRGSDAFVFESNHDVDMLRMGRYPWKTKQRILSDMGHVSNEDAAYAMRDVITGQTKRIYLSHLSQDNNMKDLARMSVGQILQEHDIDTNNEVKLCDTDKEQATPIYTL, encoded by the coding sequence ATGAGTGTACTTGCAAGTGGTAGTACGGGAAATGCCACTTATATAGAGAATGATAAGGGTAGTCTACTTGTGGATGTCGGTCTGACAGGTAAAAAGATGGAAGGTTTATTTGAACAAATAGACCGCAAAATTGAAAATTTAAACGGAATTCTTGTGACACATGAACATGTCGATCATATTAAAGGACTAGGCGTTATCGCGCGTAAATATGGATTGCCTATTTATGCGAATGAAAAAACATGGTCATGTATCGATAAGAAAGACAGCAAAATTCCCACTGATCAGAAATTTATTTTTAATCCATATGAAACGAAATCAATTGCAGGATTTGATATTGAATCATTCAACGTCTCACATGATGCGATTGATCCACAATTTTATATTTTCCATAACGATTATAAAAAATTGACGCTGATTACAGATACAGGATATGTGTCCGATCGTATGAAAGGTATGATCCGTGGTAGTGATGCCTTTGTATTTGAAAGCAATCACGATGTAGACATGTTGCGTATGGGTCGTTACCCATGGAAGACGAAACAACGTATTTTAAGTGATATGGGGCATGTATCTAATGAAGATGCTGCTTATGCGATGAGAGATGTCATCACAGGTCAGACGAAACGTATCTATTTGTCGCATCTGTCTCAAGACAACAATATGAAAGACCTGGCACGAATGAGTGTTGGACAAATATTACAAGAACACGATATTGATACGAATAATGAAGTGAAATTGTGTGATACGGATAAAGAACAGGCAACACCAATTTATACACTATAA
- the rlmH gene encoding 23S rRNA (pseudouridine(1915)-N(3))-methyltransferase RlmH produces MKITVIAVGKLKEKYWKQAISEYEKRLGAYTKIEIIEVPDEKAPETMSDKEVEQVKYKEGQRILAKIKPQSTVITLEIQGKMLSSEALAQEIQQRMTRGTSDFIFVIGGSNGLHQDVLNRSDYALSFSKMTFPHQMMRVILLEQVYRAFKIMRGEAYHK; encoded by the coding sequence ATGAAAATTACAGTCATTGCAGTTGGGAAATTAAAAGAAAAATATTGGAAACAAGCCATATCAGAATATGAAAAACGACTCGGTGCCTATACGAAAATTGAGATCATTGAAGTCCCTGATGAAAAAGCACCTGAAACAATGAGTGATAAAGAAGTAGAACAAGTGAAATATAAAGAAGGACAACGTATTCTTGCTAAAATCAAACCACAATCTACAGTCATCACACTAGAAATACAAGGTAAGATGTTAAGTTCAGAAGCATTAGCACAGGAAATTCAACAGCGTATGACACGTGGGACAAGTGACTTTATCTTTGTCATTGGTGGGTCTAATGGTTTACATCAGGATGTATTGAACCGTAGTGACTATGCACTATCATTCAGTAAAATGACTTTCCCTCATCAAATGATGCGTGTGATTTTACTGGAGCAAGTGTATCGTGCGTTTAAGATCATGCGTGGCGAAGCGTATCACAAATAA
- the yycH gene encoding two-component system activity regulator YycH has product MQVKELIKSITLIILVISSMVLTLLIWNFSPDTADVDNEPTKENTKAIGPRFNADINQVVSPFQLVHVNGVHVEGMPATSEVNELANAFTKQHIHKVVYIENDQSLLLRELSDHFLVLDYPTDVPLSMYLSEVLDLQAKVPNQFKFDRLIYDIDPTDNLVVYAIDSTRHRAVKMTTSIKTSAIKNHLSELKVALRPYTNLSMNEDTINKATYLYAPKAPENLKTYRTIFNHISAEDLNSILFDDTPIVRTTESGNTIYNNNTGVVNYDPDKKTYHYTNLSEDEYSTRDMNISIPRTFDYINEHGGFTDDFRLFDANKDQGLITYQMFLNGRPIFYQNQLNQILVSWGERGIFEYSRGLLKTNVTIDNGKKPKALPTLEDVRGKLASSNQVDFRKVEQLVVGYKMVSQKGPDDRMEIQENSQFVPTWFVKYEGKWYKFDDGELIEQ; this is encoded by the coding sequence ATGCAAGTTAAGGAACTCATAAAGTCCATTACACTCATCATACTAGTCATATCGAGCATGGTACTCACATTATTAATTTGGAACTTTTCTCCTGATACGGCAGATGTGGACAACGAACCAACAAAAGAAAATACAAAAGCGATTGGTCCCCGATTCAATGCAGATATCAACCAAGTGGTGTCTCCTTTTCAATTGGTACATGTTAATGGTGTGCATGTTGAAGGAATGCCAGCAACAAGCGAAGTCAATGAACTGGCAAATGCATTTACGAAACAACATATTCATAAGGTCGTCTATATTGAGAATGACCAATCACTTTTATTGAGAGAACTGAGTGATCATTTTCTTGTTTTAGACTACCCGACAGACGTCCCGCTCTCTATGTATTTGAGTGAAGTCCTAGATTTGCAGGCCAAAGTACCGAATCAATTTAAGTTTGATCGTCTGATTTATGATATTGATCCAACAGATAACTTAGTTGTGTACGCAATTGATAGTACACGTCATCGCGCAGTTAAAATGACAACATCTATTAAGACAAGTGCTATTAAAAATCATTTATCAGAGCTTAAAGTGGCATTGCGCCCTTATACGAATTTATCAATGAATGAAGATACAATTAATAAGGCAACATATCTTTATGCGCCGAAAGCCCCTGAAAATTTAAAAACGTATCGTACTATTTTTAATCACATTAGTGCTGAAGATTTGAACAGTATTTTATTTGATGACACACCTATTGTACGTACGACGGAGAGTGGAAATACGATTTATAACAATAATACGGGTGTAGTGAACTATGATCCGGATAAGAAAACATATCATTATACGAACTTGTCAGAAGATGAATATAGTACGCGTGATATGAATATCAGTATTCCAAGAACTTTTGATTATATTAATGAACATGGTGGTTTTACAGATGATTTTCGTCTCTTTGATGCAAATAAAGATCAAGGCTTAATTACGTATCAAATGTTCTTGAATGGGCGCCCTATCTTTTATCAGAACCAACTGAATCAAATTCTAGTTAGTTGGGGAGAACGTGGTATTTTTGAATATAGTAGAGGCTTATTGAAAACGAATGTGACAATTGATAATGGTAAAAAACCTAAGGCGTTACCGACGCTTGAAGATGTTAGAGGTAAATTGGCAAGCAGTAATCAAGTCGACTTCAGAAAGGTCGAGCAATTAGTTGTTGGTTACAAAATGGTATCTCAAAAAGGTCCTGACGATCGAATGGAAATTCAAGAAAATAGTCAGTTTGTACCGACGTGGTTTGTGAAATACGAAGGAAAATGGTATAAATTTGATGATGGGGAGTTGATTGAACAATGA